In one window of Roseofilum capinflatum BLCC-M114 DNA:
- a CDS encoding YbjN domain-containing protein: protein MGADYQPTFHSPKTSPISLEAINLEWWQPHLLLEKCDLTFEVNLETYRIIEKNNLFQLLPELTNTQKGCNFQPHLPIQITVTLNPEYLLRLQEAAHAETALAYLQELGEHQKNARLVQTESWITLSVQQQQESGVVGYRTLWDYLDWSQLDVENEELLEHFALETVTRFLQDSIPSTLSDANSHQLMATLVEQVPALMAKDSRASEPIAEAFANLLRDNLQSELEEAILAGFSASDNGEEDLDDFNFEGVKKSSILENALAFFESEDWMVEKIPEQPALKLLFQGEYGKWVCLAEVKEDLEQLIFYSMIALKFPKAQESKLCKLLMNINYHLTIGNFDLNFEERILRFKTSIDVENCNNYSPLIKNVVYTNVMTMDRYLPIIMTMLEKKLSLEEALMLL, encoded by the coding sequence ATGGGAGCTGATTATCAACCCACTTTTCATAGCCCCAAAACATCACCTATCTCTCTCGAAGCGATCAACTTGGAGTGGTGGCAACCGCATCTGTTGTTAGAAAAATGCGATCTCACATTTGAAGTTAATCTAGAAACTTATCGGATTATAGAAAAAAATAACCTTTTTCAACTGTTACCAGAACTGACGAACACCCAAAAAGGCTGCAATTTTCAACCCCATCTTCCCATTCAAATCACTGTTACTCTTAACCCAGAATATCTTCTGCGCTTGCAAGAAGCAGCTCATGCAGAAACTGCCCTTGCTTACCTTCAGGAATTGGGGGAACATCAGAAAAATGCCCGACTGGTGCAAACGGAAAGTTGGATAACTTTATCGGTGCAACAGCAACAGGAAAGTGGGGTGGTGGGTTATCGCACGTTGTGGGATTATTTAGATTGGTCTCAATTAGATGTGGAAAATGAGGAGCTTCTAGAACATTTCGCTCTGGAAACGGTGACTCGTTTTCTCCAAGATAGCATCCCCTCTACCCTTTCTGATGCCAATTCCCATCAGTTAATGGCTACTCTGGTAGAACAAGTTCCTGCTCTGATGGCAAAAGATTCCAGAGCAAGCGAACCTATTGCCGAAGCATTTGCTAATCTATTGCGGGATAATCTGCAATCTGAATTAGAAGAAGCAATTTTAGCTGGTTTTTCGGCATCAGACAATGGAGAAGAAGATTTAGACGATTTCAACTTTGAAGGGGTCAAAAAGTCTTCTATTTTAGAAAATGCATTAGCTTTCTTTGAGTCGGAAGATTGGATGGTAGAGAAAATTCCAGAGCAACCGGCCTTAAAACTGCTCTTTCAAGGGGAATATGGCAAATGGGTATGTTTAGCGGAAGTGAAAGAAGATTTAGAACAACTTATTTTTTATTCAATGATTGCCCTCAAGTTTCCGAAAGCGCAAGAATCGAAGCTGTGTAAATTATTGATGAATATCAATTATCATTTAACGATTGGCAACTTCGATTTGAATTTTGAGGAGCGTATCCTTCGGTTTAAGACTTCGATTGATGTGGAGAATTGTAATAATTATAGCCCGTTAATCAAGAATGTGGTTTATACGAATGTGATGACAATGGATCGCTACTTACCAATTATTATGACGATGCTTGAGAAAAAGTTGTCTCTAGAAGAAGCATTGATGTTATTGTAG